One Pseudomonas abieticivorans genomic region harbors:
- the carB gene encoding carbamoyl-phosphate synthase large subunit yields MPKRTDIKSILILGAGPIVIGQACEFDYSGAQACKALREEGYRVILVNSNPATIMTDPAMADATYIEPIKWQTVAKIIEAERPDALLPTMGGQTALNCALDLEREGVLEKFGVEMIGANADTIDKAEDRSRFDKAMKSIGLACPRSGIAHTMEEASAVLETLGFPCIIRPSFTMGGTGGGIAYNREEFEEICARGLDLSPTKELLIDESLIGWKEYEMEVVRDKKDNCIIVCSIENFDPMGVHTGDSITVAPAQTLTDKEYQILRNASLAVLREIGVETGGSNVQFGICPDTGRMVVIEMNPRVSRSSALASKATGFPIAKVAAKLAVGYTLDELQNDITGGKTPASFEPSIDYVVTKLPRFAFEKFPKADARLTTQMKSVGEVMAIGRTFQESLQKALRGLEVGVCGLDPKVEPSNPEFHSILKRELTVPGAERIWYVADAFRAGMTCDEIFKLTMIDHWFLVQIEDLIKEEERVKTLGLADIDKSLMFRLKRKGFSDQRLAKLLGVTDKNLRRHRHKLEIFPVYKRVDTCAAEFATDTAYLYSTYEEECEANPSTRDKIMILGGGPNRIGQGIEFDYCCVHAALALREDGYETIMVNCNPETVSTDYDTSDRLYFEPLTLEDVLEVVRVEKPKGVIVQYGGQTPLKLARALEEAGVPIIGTSPDSIDRAEDRERFQQMVQRLNLLQPPNATVRSEEEAIRAAGVIGYPLVVRPSYVLGGRAMEIVYELDELKRYLREAVQVSNDSPVLLDHFLNCAIEMDVDAVCDGTDVVIGAIMQHIEQAGVHSGDSACSLPPYSLPAHVQDEVREQVKKMALELGVIGLMNVQLALQGDKIYVIEVNPRASRTVPFVSKCIGVSLAMIAARVMAGKTLKELGFTKEIIPNFYSVKEAVFPFAKFPGVDPILGPEMKSTGEVMGVGDTFGEAFAKAQMGASEVLPTGGTAFISVRDDDKPLVAGVARDLIALGFEVVATAGTARVIEEAGLKVRRVNKVTEGRPHVVDMIKNDEVTLIINTTEGRQSIADSYSIRRNALQHKIYCTTTIAAGEAICEALKFGPEKTVRRLQDLHAGLNA; encoded by the coding sequence ATGCCAAAACGTACAGACATAAAAAGTATCCTGATTCTCGGCGCCGGCCCTATCGTCATCGGCCAGGCCTGTGAATTCGACTACTCCGGCGCCCAGGCCTGCAAAGCCCTGCGCGAAGAGGGTTACCGCGTCATCCTGGTGAACTCCAACCCGGCCACCATCATGACCGACCCGGCCATGGCCGACGCCACCTACATCGAGCCGATCAAGTGGCAGACCGTTGCCAAGATCATCGAAGCCGAGCGCCCGGACGCGCTGCTGCCGACCATGGGTGGCCAGACCGCCCTGAACTGCGCCCTGGACCTGGAGCGCGAAGGCGTTCTGGAAAAGTTCGGCGTGGAAATGATCGGTGCCAACGCCGACACCATCGACAAGGCTGAAGACCGTTCGCGTTTCGACAAGGCGATGAAATCCATCGGCCTGGCGTGCCCGCGCTCCGGTATCGCCCACACCATGGAAGAGGCCAGCGCGGTCCTCGAGACCCTGGGCTTCCCATGCATCATCCGCCCCTCGTTCACCATGGGCGGCACCGGTGGTGGTATCGCCTACAACCGTGAAGAGTTCGAAGAAATCTGCGCCCGTGGCCTGGACTTGTCGCCAACCAAAGAGCTGCTGATCGACGAATCGCTGATTGGTTGGAAAGAGTACGAGATGGAGGTGGTCCGCGACAAAAAGGACAACTGCATCATCGTCTGCTCCATCGAGAACTTCGACCCGATGGGCGTGCACACCGGTGACTCGATCACCGTGGCACCGGCGCAAACCCTGACCGACAAGGAATACCAGATCCTGCGTAACGCCTCCCTGGCGGTACTGCGCGAGATCGGCGTGGAAACCGGCGGCTCGAACGTACAGTTCGGCATCTGCCCGGACACCGGCCGCATGGTTGTGATCGAGATGAACCCGCGGGTATCGCGTTCCTCGGCACTGGCTTCCAAGGCCACCGGTTTCCCGATCGCCAAGGTCGCGGCCAAGCTGGCCGTGGGTTACACCCTGGACGAGCTGCAAAACGACATCACCGGCGGCAAGACCCCGGCGTCGTTCGAACCGTCCATCGACTACGTCGTGACCAAGCTGCCACGTTTTGCCTTCGAGAAATTCCCGAAAGCCGACGCGCGCCTGACCACCCAGATGAAGTCGGTGGGTGAAGTCATGGCCATCGGCCGGACCTTCCAGGAATCCCTGCAAAAAGCCCTGCGTGGCCTGGAAGTGGGCGTTTGCGGCCTGGACCCTAAAGTCGAGCCAAGCAACCCCGAGTTCCACAGCATCCTCAAGCGCGAGCTGACCGTGCCGGGCGCCGAGCGCATCTGGTACGTGGCCGACGCCTTCCGCGCCGGCATGACGTGCGATGAAATCTTCAAGCTGACCATGATCGACCACTGGTTCCTGGTGCAGATCGAAGACCTGATCAAGGAAGAAGAGCGCGTCAAGACCTTGGGCCTGGCCGATATCGACAAGAGCCTGATGTTCCGCCTCAAGCGCAAGGGCTTCTCTGACCAGCGTTTGGCCAAGCTGCTGGGCGTGACCGACAAGAACCTGCGCCGTCACCGCCACAAGCTGGAGATCTTCCCGGTCTACAAGCGCGTTGACACCTGCGCCGCCGAGTTCGCCACCGACACCGCCTACCTGTACTCCACGTACGAGGAAGAGTGCGAGGCCAACCCGTCGACCCGCGACAAGATCATGATCCTGGGCGGTGGCCCGAACCGTATCGGCCAAGGCATCGAGTTCGACTACTGCTGCGTGCACGCGGCCCTGGCGTTGCGTGAAGATGGTTACGAAACCATCATGGTCAACTGCAACCCGGAAACCGTGTCCACCGACTACGACACTTCCGACCGCCTGTACTTCGAGCCGTTGACCCTGGAAGACGTGCTGGAAGTGGTGCGCGTCGAGAAGCCTAAAGGCGTGATCGTGCAGTACGGCGGCCAAACCCCGCTGAAACTGGCTCGCGCCCTGGAAGAAGCCGGCGTGCCGATCATCGGTACCAGCCCTGACTCCATCGACCGTGCCGAAGACCGTGAGCGCTTCCAGCAGATGGTTCAGCGCCTGAACCTGCTGCAGCCGCCGAACGCTACCGTGCGCAGCGAAGAAGAAGCCATCCGCGCCGCTGGTGTGATTGGCTACCCGCTGGTGGTTCGCCCGTCCTACGTGCTGGGTGGCCGCGCCATGGAGATCGTCTACGAGCTGGACGAACTCAAGCGCTACCTGCGTGAAGCGGTGCAAGTGTCCAACGACAGCCCGGTGCTGCTGGACCACTTCCTCAACTGCGCCATCGAGATGGACGTGGATGCGGTGTGCGACGGTACCGACGTAGTCATCGGCGCGATCATGCAACACATCGAGCAGGCCGGCGTTCACTCCGGTGACTCGGCGTGCTCCCTGCCGCCGTACTCGCTGCCTGCCCACGTGCAGGACGAAGTGCGCGAACAGGTCAAGAAAATGGCCCTGGAGCTGGGCGTTATCGGCCTGATGAACGTGCAGTTGGCCCTGCAGGGCGACAAGATCTACGTGATCGAAGTCAACCCGCGCGCCTCGCGTACCGTGCCGTTCGTGTCCAAGTGCATCGGTGTTTCCCTGGCCATGATCGCTGCCCGCGTGATGGCCGGCAAAACCCTGAAGGAGCTGGGCTTCACCAAAGAAATCATCCCTAACTTCTACAGCGTGAAAGAGGCGGTGTTCCCGTTCGCCAAATTCCCTGGCGTAGACCCGATCCTGGGCCCAGAGATGAAGTCCACCGGTGAAGTGATGGGCGTGGGTGACACCTTCGGCGAAGCGTTCGCCAAGGCCCAGATGGGCGCCAGCGAAGTGCTGCCCACCGGCGGTACCGCGTTCATCAGCGTGCGCGACGACGACAAGCCCCTGGTGGCTGGCGTTGCCCGCGACCTGATCGCCCTGGGCTTTGAAGTGGTGGCCACTGCCGGCACCGCTCGCGTCATCGAAGAAGCCGGCCTGAAAGTACGCCGTGTGAACAAAGTGACCGAAGGCCGCCCGCACGTGGTCGACATGATCAAGAACGACGAAGTCACCTTGATCATCAACACCACCGAAGGCCGTCAGTCGATTGCTGACTCCTACTCCATCCGTCGCAATGCGCTGCAGCACAAGATCTACTGCACCACTACCATTGCCGCGGGCGAAGCGATCTGCGAAGCGTTGAAGTTCGGCCCTGAAAAAACCGTGCGCCGCTTGCAAGATCTCCACGCAGGGCTGAATGCATGA
- the carA gene encoding glutamine-hydrolyzing carbamoyl-phosphate synthase small subunit — translation MTKPAILALADGSIFRGEAIGADGQTVGEVVFNTAMTGYQEILTDPSYAQQIVTLTYPHIGNTGTTPQDAESGRVWSAGLVIRDLPLVASNWRNTMSLSDYLKANNVVAIAGIDTRRLTRILREKGAQNGCIMAGDNISEEAAIAAARGFPGLKGMDLAKEVSTKESYQWRSSVWNLATDSHPDIADSELPYHVVAYDYGVKLNILRMLVERGCRLTVVPAQTPAKDVLALKPDGVFLSNGPGDPAPCDYAIQAIKDVLETEIPVFGICLGHQLLALASGAQTVKMGHGHHGANHPVQDLDTGVVMITSQNHGFAVDEATLPSNVRAIHKSLFDGTLQGIERTDKSAFSFQGHPEASPGPNDVAPLFDRFIDAMAKRR, via the coding sequence TTGACTAAGCCAGCCATACTCGCCCTTGCTGATGGCAGCATTTTTCGCGGTGAAGCCATTGGAGCCGACGGTCAAACCGTTGGTGAGGTGGTGTTCAACACCGCAATGACCGGCTATCAGGAAATCCTTACCGATCCTTCCTATGCCCAACAGATCGTTACCCTGACCTACCCGCACATCGGCAATACCGGTACTACACCGCAAGACGCCGAGTCTGGCCGTGTATGGTCCGCTGGCCTGGTTATCCGTGACCTGCCGCTGGTTGCCAGCAACTGGCGCAACACGATGTCGCTGTCCGACTACCTGAAGGCCAACAACGTGGTGGCCATCGCCGGTATCGACACCCGTCGCCTGACCCGCATCCTGCGTGAGAAAGGCGCACAAAATGGCTGCATCATGGCCGGCGACAACATTTCCGAAGAAGCGGCCATCGCCGCGGCTCGCGGCTTTCCAGGCCTCAAAGGCATGGACCTGGCCAAGGAAGTCAGCACCAAGGAAAGCTACCAGTGGCGCTCCAGTGTCTGGAACCTGGCCACCGACAGCCACCCGGACATCGCCGACAGCGAACTGCCTTACCACGTGGTGGCCTACGATTACGGCGTCAAGCTGAACATCCTGCGCATGCTGGTAGAGCGCGGTTGCCGCCTGACCGTGGTACCGGCGCAAACGCCTGCCAAAGACGTACTGGCGCTCAAGCCTGACGGCGTGTTCCTGTCCAACGGCCCGGGCGACCCCGCGCCATGCGACTACGCTATCCAGGCGATCAAGGACGTGCTGGAAACCGAGATCCCGGTGTTCGGTATCTGCCTGGGTCACCAGCTGCTGGCCCTGGCCTCCGGCGCCCAGACCGTCAAGATGGGCCACGGCCACCACGGTGCCAACCACCCGGTGCAAGACCTGGACACGGGCGTGGTGATGATCACCAGCCAGAACCACGGTTTCGCGGTAGACGAGGCGACCCTGCCAAGTAACGTGCGGGCGATCCACAAGTCGCTGTTCGACGGTACCCTGCAGGGCATCGAGCGCACCGACAAGAGCGCGTTCAGCTTCCAGGGCCACCCTGAAGCGAGCCCAGGCCCCAATGATGTGGCGCCGCTGTTCGACCGCTTTATCGATGCCATGGCCAAGCGCCGCTGA
- the dapB gene encoding 4-hydroxy-tetrahydrodipicolinate reductase codes for MRRIAVMGAAGRMGKILVEAVQQRAPLAGLTAAIVRPGSTLIGVDAGELASLGRIGVPLSGNLEQVADEFDLLIDFTLPDVMLHNLAFCRKAGKAMVIGTTGLNAEQKHLLAEAGKDIPIVFASNFSVGVNLSFKLLDMAARVMGEDADIEIIEAHHRHKVDAPSGTAVSMGEVIASALGRDLGKVAVYGREGHTGARERETIGFATVRGGDVVGDHTVLFAAEGERLEITHKASSRMTFAKGAVRAALWLDGKPAGLYNMQDVLDLH; via the coding sequence ATGAGACGTATCGCGGTGATGGGCGCTGCCGGGCGCATGGGCAAGATCCTGGTCGAGGCCGTGCAGCAGCGCGCGCCCCTGGCTGGGCTGACGGCGGCGATCGTTCGCCCAGGCAGCACGCTGATCGGCGTCGATGCCGGCGAGCTGGCTTCGCTGGGGCGCATCGGCGTGCCGTTGTCGGGCAACCTTGAGCAGGTGGCTGACGAGTTCGATCTGTTGATCGACTTCACGCTGCCCGACGTGATGCTGCATAACCTGGCGTTCTGCCGCAAGGCGGGCAAGGCCATGGTCATTGGCACCACCGGCTTGAATGCCGAGCAGAAGCACTTGCTGGCCGAGGCGGGCAAGGACATCCCGATCGTCTTCGCGTCCAACTTCAGTGTGGGCGTGAACCTGTCGTTCAAGCTGCTGGACATGGCGGCGCGGGTGATGGGTGAGGATGCCGACATCGAGATCATCGAGGCGCATCACCGCCACAAGGTCGACGCGCCCTCGGGCACGGCGGTGAGCATGGGTGAAGTGATCGCCAGTGCGCTGGGCCGTGACCTGGGCAAAGTAGCCGTTTACGGCCGCGAAGGGCATACCGGTGCGCGCGAACGTGAAACCATCGGTTTCGCCACCGTGCGCGGCGGTGACGTGGTGGGCGACCACACCGTGCTGTTCGCCGCCGAAGGCGAGCGCCTGGAGATCACCCACAAGGCCAGCAGCCGCATGACCTTCGCCAAGGGCGCGGTGCGTGCCGCGCTGTGGCTCGATGGCAAGCCTGCGGGGCTGTACAACATGCAGGATGTGCTCGACCTGCACTGA
- the dnaJ gene encoding molecular chaperone DnaJ, which produces MAKRDYYEVLGVERGSSEADLKKAYRRLAMKHHPDRNPDNKESEEAFKEANEAYEVLSDASKRASYDQYGHAGVDPSMGGGGGGFGGANFSDIFGDVFSDFFGGGRGGQRGGAQRGSDLRYTLELNLEEAVRGTTVSIRVPTLVNCKPCDGSGAKKGSAPITCPTCGGIGQVRMQQGFFSVQQTCPRCHGQGKIISDPCDSCHGEGRVEEYKTLSVKVPAGVDTGDRIRLSGEGEAGTQGGPTGDLYVVINVREHDIFQRDGKHLYCEVPISYTDAALGGELEVPTLDGRVKLKIPEGTQTGKQFRLRGKGVAPVRGGGAGDLMCRVAVETPVNLSRRQRELLEEFRASLEGDTSHSPKANGWFEGVKRFFGDL; this is translated from the coding sequence ATGGCAAAGCGTGATTATTACGAGGTTCTGGGGGTGGAGCGTGGCTCCAGTGAAGCTGACCTCAAAAAGGCCTATCGCCGCCTGGCGATGAAGCATCACCCGGACCGCAACCCGGACAACAAGGAATCGGAAGAAGCCTTCAAGGAAGCCAACGAGGCTTACGAAGTGCTGTCCGATGCCAGCAAGCGCGCCTCCTATGACCAATACGGCCATGCGGGCGTCGACCCAAGCATGGGCGGCGGCGGTGGCGGTTTTGGCGGCGCGAACTTCTCCGACATTTTCGGCGACGTGTTCAGCGACTTCTTTGGCGGTGGCCGCGGTGGCCAGCGTGGCGGTGCCCAGCGCGGCAGCGACTTGCGCTACACCCTGGAACTGAACCTGGAAGAGGCCGTGCGCGGCACCACCGTCAGCATTCGCGTGCCGACGCTGGTCAACTGCAAGCCATGCGATGGCTCGGGCGCCAAGAAAGGCTCCGCGCCGATCACTTGCCCAACCTGCGGCGGTATCGGCCAGGTGCGCATGCAGCAAGGTTTCTTCTCGGTGCAGCAAACCTGCCCGCGCTGCCATGGCCAGGGCAAGATCATTTCCGACCCGTGCGATTCGTGCCACGGCGAAGGCCGCGTCGAAGAATACAAGACCCTGTCGGTCAAGGTGCCTGCGGGCGTCGACACCGGTGACCGCATTCGCCTGTCGGGCGAGGGCGAGGCGGGCACCCAGGGTGGCCCGACGGGCGATCTGTACGTGGTGATCAACGTGCGCGAGCACGACATCTTCCAGCGTGACGGCAAGCATCTGTACTGCGAAGTGCCGATCAGCTACACCGACGCGGCCCTGGGCGGCGAGTTGGAAGTGCCGACCCTGGATGGCCGGGTCAAGCTGAAGATCCCCGAAGGCACTCAAACCGGCAAGCAGTTCCGTTTGCGCGGCAAGGGCGTGGCCCCGGTGCGTGGCGGTGGTGCGGGCGACCTGATGTGCCGCGTGGCCGTCGAAACCCCGGTCAACCTGAGCCGTCGTCAGCGCGAGCTGCTCGAAGAGTTTCGCGCTTCCCTGGAAGGCGATACCTCGCATTCGCCCAAGGCCAATGGTTGGTTCGAAGGCGTGAAGCGTTTCTTCGGCGATTTGTAA